A window of Castanea sativa cultivar Marrone di Chiusa Pesio chromosome 1, ASM4071231v1 contains these coding sequences:
- the LOC142626423 gene encoding uncharacterized protein LOC142626423, whose protein sequence is MKLLSWNCQGLGNSWIVQSIHKLVRDQATIVCFLMETRLDKKGFEKHGRELPFRNKFIVKKPYSGGGLALIWKFEVQLDVINFTENHILAKVVEEDGFTWFLTGFYRWLEASEKKKSWALLSHISSFVDGPWYCVGDFNAILHQSEKQSRHPPQYKQMEDFQVALEFCNLFDLGFQGYKFM, encoded by the coding sequence ATGAAGCTTCTAAGTTGGAACTGCCAAGGGCTTGGGAACTCTTGGATAGTTCAAAGCATTCACAAGTTAGTGAGGGATCAAGCTACCATAGTTTGCTTCTTAATGGAGACAAGACTGGAtaaaaaaggttttgaaaaacATGGTAGAGAGTTGCCTTTTCGGAATAAGTTTATTGTAAAGAAGCCTTATTCTGGGGGAGGCTTAGCATTGATATGGAAATTTGAGGTTCAACTAgatgttattaattttactGAGAATCACATATTGGCGAAAGTGGTCGAGGAAGATGGTTTTACTTGGTTTCTCACAGGTTTCTATAGGTGGCTGGAAgcaagtgaaaaaaagaaatcgTGGGCGCTATTATCACATATTTCTTCATTTGTGGATGGGCCATGGTATTGTGTAGGAGATTTCAATGCAATTCTTCACCAGTCAGAAAAGCAAAGCAGACATCCACCTCAGTACAAACAGATGGAAGATTTTCAAGTAGCATTGgagttttgtaatttatttgatttgggCTTTCAAGGGTATAAATTCATGTAG